DNA from Flavobacterium aestivum:
TTTTTCGTTGCCTAATTGATCGAACAAAGTATTTTTTGGTAATGTAATAGAAAGCTTTGGGAATAACTATTGTGAAAATAATTCCTTATATTTGAGGTAGTTATGTAATGGTTGGTCTTTTTTCTATAGTATTAAAAAACAATAGGTATGGAAAATAAAAAGTTTACAGTTACCGATGATTTGCTGGCATCTCGAGCTCAGCGCTTTTTGAATTTTATTATTGATTTAGCAGTTCAATATGTTATTTGGATTACGGTGGGGACAACTATTGTTATAATTGCTGATGTGACCAACAGTTATGCGCTGCATAATTGGATTGTATCTATGGGAAAAATAGCAAAAGGGATTTCTTTTGCCGTGATTTCAGTATTTTACTATTATTTGACAGAACTGTATTTTTCTCGATCTGTTGCGAAATTTTTGACCATGACTTATGTTATAATGAAAGACGGGTCAAAACCTACTTATAAAATAATTTTTAAACGTACACTTTGCAGATTAATCCCTTTTGAGGCTTTTTCTTTTTTGTTTGGCACCTCAGGAGGATGGCATGATACAATTTCACAAACTTATGTGGTGAAAAAAACCGAGTTTGAGAAAAAAAAGAGGATTATAGTACTTCCTTAAAAAGGCAAAAAAATAAAATAGTAATCAAAAGCGGTCAATTTAGACCGCTTTTGTTTTGAATAAAATAATCAAATTCGATATTTCCTCTATCTTTGGGGCTATTCTAAATAAACAATTTAAAATTTAAAATCAGAATGAACTGGGAACAACTATTATCACTAAAAAGACAAGGGGACACAGGTAAACGTTTACGAATTGAACAAGACGATACGCGTTTGGGTTTTGAAGTCGATTATGATCGTATAATATTCTCTGCTGCTTTTAGAAGTTTACAGGATAAAACACAAGTGATACCATTATCAAAAACTGATTTTGTACATACTAGATTGACACATAGTCTTGAGGTTTCGGTTGTGGGACGATCATTGGGTAGATTGGTCGGTAAAAAAATTATAGAAAAATATCCTTACCTACAGGACGTTCATGGTTATCAGATGAACGATTTTGGAGCCATAGTTGCAGCAGCATCCTTAGCACATGACATAGGAAATCCTCCTTTTGGCCACTCAGGAGAAAAAGCCATAGGCGAATATTTTTCTATCGGGAAAGGACAAAAGTACAAAGATCAGTTAACCGATAAGGAATGGCAAGACTTGATTGATTTTGAGGGGAATGCCAATGGATTTTCGGTTTTGAATAGTTCAAGACCAGGAGTAGAGGGTAGTTTGAGATTGTCGTTTGCAACGCTTGGTGCTTTTATGAAATACCCAAAAGAAAGTTTGCCTAAAAAACCAACCCGAAATATTGCTGATAAGAAATATGGTTTTTTTCAAACCGATAAATCTTTTTTTCAGGAAGTAGCTTCAG
Protein-coding regions in this window:
- a CDS encoding RDD family protein gives rise to the protein MENKKFTVTDDLLASRAQRFLNFIIDLAVQYVIWITVGTTIVIIADVTNSYALHNWIVSMGKIAKGISFAVISVFYYYLTELYFSRSVAKFLTMTYVIMKDGSKPTYKIIFKRTLCRLIPFEAFSFLFGTSGGWHDTISQTYVVKKTEFEKKKRIIVLP
- a CDS encoding deoxyguanosinetriphosphate triphosphohydrolase is translated as MNWEQLLSLKRQGDTGKRLRIEQDDTRLGFEVDYDRIIFSAAFRSLQDKTQVIPLSKTDFVHTRLTHSLEVSVVGRSLGRLVGKKIIEKYPYLQDVHGYQMNDFGAIVAAASLAHDIGNPPFGHSGEKAIGEYFSIGKGQKYKDQLTDKEWQDLIDFEGNANGFSVLNSSRPGVEGSLRLSFATLGAFMKYPKESLPKKPTRNIADKKYGFFQTDKSFFQEVASDMGMIANKTGEDIGYERHPLAYLVEAADDICYTIIDFEDGINLGLVSEDFALEYLIKLVKDSIDTSKYKTLETKEDRISYLRALAIGSLINDAVKVFVENEEAILSGNFPFALTDKSKYKAQMDDIIKISVKNIYQSREVIEKEIVGYQIIQTLLDKFITAFNNKFDGKMSNYDSLMLKMLPEKHQIEKENLYQRLLHICQYVSLLTDGNALKLYEMIQGRQKD